GGTCAATTCCCAGTCTTTTATTACTTTTTTTAGCTGATAGAAAGATTGTGCCATGTTTCTTCCTAAAGTAACTTCTTCTTTAGTACCGCTTATTTGTGTATTCTGACTTAATTTCGAGTTATCAATCAAAGAAGACTTTAACTGAGAAATAGAAGATAAAAGGCCTCTATAACTTTTTTGAGCCTGAAGATAGGTCAGCTTCTTCACTTCCATTTCCTGAGCCGAAATAATTCCTTTATTGAATAACGTCTCAAAACGTACAATCTCATTCTTTTGGAGCTGTAATTCGCTTTCATTAATTACTTTTTGCTGCTGAAGAATATCCAGTCTTTCTTTGATTTGAACTTTTTCAGAAATCTGAGCCCGATTTTCTACTTCAAAAGGCTGCAGTTTTTCGTTTAACTGCTCTGCTTGGTAATCTTTTTTAAAAACAGCAAAGGCACTTTCTATTTCACCTAATTGCGTACCTTTTAGCAAAGCAAAAGGGAACTCTTTTTTAGGATCATTGATATTATATTGATCCACAATACTTTTCAACAAATAAACATCTTTATAACTGGCAGTGTTTTCAATAATAGCCAGCGTACTGTTTTTTGACACAATCGATTTGTCTTTAACTAAAATCACTTCAATTCTACCCGAGGTCTTTGAAACTATTTTTTCGGGTGGAATATTAGTTGTAATTATAATTTCGGTCGTTACAACATCTGGATATTTGATAAACCAGGATACAAAAAACAGCATAAAAATAATGACAAATATCAAAACGGTGCCCCACCTTATCATCCAATGTGGTACTTTGGTTAGAATGTCTTGAACTTCCTCACTTCTTAATTCAAATGTAATATCTTCAGCCATGATTTAATTTCCTAATTGTAATTGATTACGAACGAGCTCAAAATAATTTCCTTTTTGTTCCACCAATGCAGCATGATTTCCTATTTCGATAATTTTTCCTTTGTCTAGAACTACAATTTGGTCTGCATTCATTACGGTACTTAATCGATGTGCAATCACAACAACGGTTTTGTCTTTAAAGAAAACATCTAATTTTTGCATAATTTCTTTTTCATTATTAGCATCTAAAGCAGATGTAGCTTCATCAAAGAATAATATTTCAGGATTT
This portion of the Flavobacterium gelatinilyticum genome encodes:
- a CDS encoding HlyD family secretion protein, producing the protein MAEDITFELRSEEVQDILTKVPHWMIRWGTVLIFVIIFMLFFVSWFIKYPDVVTTEIIITTNIPPEKIVSKTSGRIEVILVKDKSIVSKNSTLAIIENTASYKDVYLLKSIVDQYNINDPKKEFPFALLKGTQLGEIESAFAVFKKDYQAEQLNEKLQPFEVENRAQISEKVQIKERLDILQQQKVINESELQLQKNEIVRFETLFNKGIISAQEMEVKKLTYLQAQKSYRGLLSSISQLKSSLIDNSKLSQNTQISGTKEEVTLGRNMAQSFYQLKKVIKDWELTYALKSSVSGVVTFLQVWIENQTITVGDNVFSIIPNTKNGLIGKVKAPALNSGKIKVGQIVNIRLANYPDREFGVLKGRIKNISLVPDKDGNLLLDIALPNGLQTSYKKQIHFQQEMKGSAEIVTEDLRLIERILYQFKSVFQQV